Genomic window (Candidatus Nitrosocosmicus franklandus):
GATTGAGTTGGGCAATTCATGATTGGATTGTTACAATTAAGTATTCATTTTTGTAGCCAACATTTAGTGAATTTGATTCGGAAAATTATTTCTCAAAATAAAAATATCTCGACGCTAGAGAATAATAATAAACAGAATACCTATACTATGTTCAAAATCAATATCCATTTTTCTTTATCTTTGTGAGTATTATTCATTTGATAGATAATTTCGTTTCCGTACATTAGTAAATAATTTGATTTACCTATTATATTAAGAAAGACCCAGATAGATTTTTCTTACAGTCCATAGATATTAATAAGATATGGAAACTGACCAAGATCTGGATGAGCTAATTGAACAACATGAGGAAGAGGAAAATGAACAACGTGAGAAATTAGAAGAGGAGGAGTAATATCTTTTATCTAACTATCTAACTAAATACGTATTTTTTTTGACTCAAAACACGTATACCTTGCTTTATAAAGTTCAGCACATGTATTTACACATATTGTGAGATCAAATTACCTCGTTATATATAGGTCAATTTTCTTAGATATCTCAGCGATCAGAATAGGGTGTTTTGTCATATTTAATGGCAGCTCCATCTACAAATAATAATTTTTTCAATATCTAAAAGATAAAACCATTAAACAATTTATGGAATCTTTTCTCCTTCTGCTGTAATAATATAATGATCAACATTGTTTGCGCTTACTAGGAAATAAAAGTCACGGTCATACCCTGGCTTGAAAGTTGATGATGCCGGTGTTATGTATCTACTGGTTTCCGAAACTGTATTATTGTTTATATCAAAAAGCTCGACTATTACCCTGACATCACGAGTGTCAAATGTCGAATTGTTGATTGCAGTTCCTTTTACGTATATAAGTCCAGTTGGACTTTCGCCGACCTTGATTTCTCTTAGTTCGAGATTTATTATCGTGTTTGACAATGTATTAATTTTACCTTGTTCTTGTCCAAACGAAACAATGATTGAGATATTGGTCCCGATTATAATACCAAAGACTATGAATGAGATTACGAATAAAAAATATTTGTCATTATTCATTTTTATTCTCTACTATTGATTCTATATAACCCTAGATATGGTTTGTTGTACAAAATCAAACTTTTTCACAATAAATCATATACATTATAGTATCTCAATAGGCTACTGGTACCTTCCTAAATCACATTATAAACGCCAAACTTTGGCTTATCTTTCTTCTCTATCTTCTTCTACTTCGAAGATTTGATCATCAGGATATTTTACAACCTTGATATTACAATGATTACATTCGTAATAATTGATGTCATGCCTGTGGCTAATTGATCCGTTAATCCAAATCATCATTTTTCCGCATCTCAAACAAGACATAGTCATATTCCAATAGAGTATTTTGATGTATTAAATTCTTTTGAAAAAGGAGATGATAGCATCAATAAAATCTGATTTTATGGAAGAGCCAACAAATTAGTCTCCCTGATTCATTCAAAAGGGAAAGGGTGTCTATAAAATAGAGTAAATGATTGAATTTCAAGCTTTTTCTTCCTCTTACAGCAAGTCAAATTATCAATTCAATATTCCTAAGTTGACTGTCGAATGAATAAATGAATGAATGAATGGTTGTTAGGGATCAAATTCCTTGGTTTTGTAAGTGGGTAGAATATTGAATTTGTGAAAATCTTTTTCCCAAATTTATATGTCATATAGATTGAGCGTGTTTGCATCACAAAGTCTAGTACCTCATTTGTTGTATTCTGAGGATAATGATGAGGAGAACTATTTTCTATAATTGTTGATATAATTGCTCTTTTATTGATTTTTTATCGAGTAGATATTTGCAGGATTTGCTTTATTTTTATTATTTCCTTTCGTAACCCTACTTTTGATTGTCATCTTTTATGGATGTCTGATTTGTCTTTGTAAAATTTATATTAAAATTGAATATGAGATTGTAACTATGGGTAAAAAAATCAATGTCGCAATAGCCGGTGTAGGCAACTGTGCTTCTGCTCTCATTCAGGGAATTCAATATTATAACTCCAATTCCTCTCAAAAGGATTCAATTGGTCTTACATCATTTAACTTGGGTGGTTATGAACCAGGTGACATAAATTTTGTTGCTGCATTTGATATAGCTGAATCAAAGGTCGGAAAAGATTTGTCAGAAGCAATATTTGCTCCACCTAACAATGCTTTACGTATTGTTGACGTTCCTTCTTTTGGAATTAAAGTTCAGAAAGGCGGTGTATTGGACGGTGCTGGCAGCCACTTCTCGGAAGTCGTAAAGGTCTCAGACGAATTCGAAGTGAACGTTGAAAAAATACTGAAAGATGCCAATGTTGACATTTTGATTAACTATTTACCTGTTGGAAGTAAAAAAGCTAGCCACTACTACGCTGAAAAATGCTTAGAAGCTGGTGTTTGCTTCATAAATGCAATTCCTGTTTTTATTTCTTCCAACCCCGAATGGTATAATCGATTCGGTGACAAAAATATTCCTTGCGCAGGTGATGACGTGATGAGTCAGGTGGGTGCCACCGTGGTCCATAAAACGTTGGCAAAATTATGGGTTGATCGAGGGGTATCTGTCGACGAAACTTATCAATTGAACATAGGAGGTGATATGGATTTTTACAATATGCTAGATGAAGATCGTTTAGAAGATAAACGAGTTAGCAAGACTTCTGCTGTTAAGGCAATGATCCCATATGACATACCTATGAGAATAGGTCCATCTGATTATGTAAATTTCTTACAAAATGACAAAGTTTGTTATATTTACATGAAGGGAAGATTTTTCGGTAAGGTCCCTATAGAACTGGACTTGAAATTGCGTGTGCCAGATGCATATAATAGCTCGGGAGTGATGATTGATGCTATAAGAGGTGCCAAAATCGCTATGGACAGAGGAGTCTCTGGTCCATTGGAAAGCATATCTGCATATTGTTTTAAACATCCTCCAATCCAAATGTCGTATTCTGAAGCTAAATCCAACTTTATGGACTTCATAGGCGGAAAGAGGGAACGCTGATTTTTCTTAAGTTCTTGATGTCTATTTGCTAAAATAGCATCTAACTACCTAACAATCGTATGTTAAATTCTTTTTTATACTATTTCAGTGTATAGGTTGGCTTTGCAAGATCCGTTATATCTATCCAGCATTTTGCGATGTTGTCTAAACATGAAATGCTATTTACCAATGTAATTGAATATGTTTCGTCTAAATTTTCAATTTGGTTAGACGCTATGTTCTTTTTTAGCTCAGCTATGTTCTGCTTAAAGTCCTCATAGTTTTCAATTACTTTAAATGCCTTGTCTCTGCTGGTGCTTATGAAAGCCTCTATGGCATAATGTTGCATCTCTTCTAGAGAATATCCTATTTTTTTAATTAGCGTAGAAATTTGATTAGGCCATTTATATCTAGACAGATATGTTACCAATTCAGCAATCAAATCTCCAGCAGTCTCTAAGTAGTTTGCGGCTATTCGGTAGTCAAGCATATCTATGTTAGTGAGATTTAAGGTACTCGCAAGTTTCTTGTTCATTATTGCTGTTCTAATGACCCTGACAAGGAGGAAATATTGTCTATCTATTTCATCATCCCTGCTTGCAATTTTATTTTTCAAATCACTACTAAAGTCTCCGCTTAATGAGTGAATGGTTTCTCTAAACATTCCATGAATGATTGAATTCATCATACCTAGGATTTTTTGAATGTTAAGAGTTCTCGCATCAATCAAAAATTGAAAACTTATACTAAAACTGTTTTCGTCGACAATTTCTAACCCTATTAATTTTCTGGTCGCTTTTTTTACGATTTCGCTGTTTTCAAAAGATATTTGATTCTTGGAGTGAACAGTTATTCTGTTGTAACCAAGCAAGTATGCTCCAAAAATTTTGTTTAAAATAATTTTTATAATTTTTTCATTCAAACTTGCATGGTCGTAAGAATTTTCTATCTTGTTTTGATCTTGTGAACCTTCGTTTAATTCAAATACAATTTTGATCTCTTCTTCCTGATAACTGTTGTATATTGATATGGTATTGTCTACGTTAGTCTCTACTGTTACAGTATTCCCTTTAGATAACTTATTTTTTTTTATCCATTCATTAGGTAGTGATATCAAAATACTGCTCCCAATTTGCTGTAATATTCTAGTATAAATTGTCATACTAAATTTATATTAGTATAAACAAATTATACTATATTTTTATATTTGCTTTATTTCTATTTACTATTATATTGGTTATCGTTTCGCAGGTTCCAATTGCTGTTTCAAAAGCTTATTGTCCTGGTCATGTCACTGGCTTTTTTTCTGCTCAGAACCAAGGAGATCCGGACTTGGATTTTAAATTTCAAGGATCTTTAGGCGCTGGATTTAGTATTGACAGGGGGATTATCTCGACAGTGCGAGTCTTTCCTTCCTCTGATATGAATTACGAAATAAAGTTAAATGGTATGTTGGATTGTGAGTTGCGAGTTTCAAAATATGTGACCGAGTACTATTTGTCTCTAATACAAAAACCTGTTTTGATATCTATTGATCATGAATCTAACTTACCAATTGGATATGGATTGGGCTCAAGTGGCTCTGCAGCGCTAGGTCTATCTTATGCCCTAAATGAGGCTCTTGGAACGGGGCTTTCAAGTCTCCAAGCAGCCCAAATGGCCCATCAGGCTGATATCGTTTGTAATACCGGAAGAGGCACAGTTGTATCAGAATATACTGGTGGGGTGGAACTGAGAACAAGTATTGGTGGCCCGGGGGTATGCCGAATACAAAAAACTGAATTGTCTTCCGAATGGTGTGCTGTAATACTTTGTATGGAGCCAATAAAAACTGATATCTTTCTTTCAAAGTATCTGGGCGGGAGTAAATTTAGCAACATAAACGAAGTAGGCAAACAGATGGTAAAGCAACTGGGTCAATCCATGAGCGTTGAAAAATTTATGGATTTCTCTTTTAAATTTGCTTCACTTTGTGGATTAACTGAGGGAAAATGTAAGGAACCACTTGCGCATCTTCGTTCTAAGGGTCTCAAATCTAGCGTAGCTTTGTTCGGACATACATTGTTTACTCTAATTCCTAATTATCAATTAGGCCAAGTAATTGATATTCTAAAAAGATATCAAGGCGAGTTGATTATATGTCATGTTGACAACTTGGGTGCTAGGATACTAAAAAAGGTAAGATAGGATGAGTAAATGTGAATAGAGATGTGACTATTCCTACAACACATCCAAGATATTTTTCACTGATGACACGAGAAAAAATAGTTGCAGGGTACAAGAATGGCTTAGTTGCTTTGGAGGGATTAATAGCGCATGGGAGAGGTGAATGCTTTGACTATTTGATTGGAGAGCGTACTACAGATTCTGCCAGGATGGCAATAGATGCAGCAGCAGCTCAGATACTGATCTCTAACTATCCAGTGATCTCTGTTAATGGAAATGTAGCTGCGTTGTGCCCTGATTTGCTTTGCTCATTGCATCGGTCAGTCAAAAAGTCAATGTTGGAAATCAACTTATTTTATTATACTAAAGAGCGAGAGTCAAAGATTTTTCAAGAGCTAGCAAAATATGGAGTTTCAAATGTATTGGGTACTAATCCTGATAATCTGGTTAGAATACCAGAACTTGAAAGTAATAGGAGACTTGTTGATAGCAACGGAATCTTTAAAGCTGATACTGTTTTCGTACCACTTGAAGACGGCGATCGAACTTTGGCATTAAAAAAAATGGGCAAAAAGGTGATTACAGTTGATTTAAATCCTCTTTCAAGAACCTCTATGGAAGCAAGTATTACTATAGTTGATAATATTATCAGAGTTATTCCATTACTCATTGAGCGAATTAAGTATCATGAAAAAAATTCTTCTGAAAGTGATCTTTATACAATTGTAAAAAGTTATGATAATAAAAAAGGCTTAAAAGATGCCCTGTTTATAATGAACAGATACAAGGAGGATCAAATTTAATGATATTTTTTTTCAATAACACTGATCTTAAGAATGCTGAAATTATCAGTGGGTATACAGTGATATGAGTCCTAGTATTCACGATATACTACAGAAAAAAAAGAAAGCTGAAAAAATTGCAGTTATTACTGCCTATGATTTTACTAGTGCAAAAATTTGCGACGAAGCGGGTATAGATATAGCGTTGGTGGGTGACAGCGCCGGGATGGTTATGATGGGGAATTCCTCTACTATAGCCGTTACTATGGAAGAGATGATGAGTTTCTGTAAAAGTGTTGTAAACGGAACAAAAAATGCTTTGATTGTTGCGGATATGCCGTTTGGCTCATATCAAGTTGATATGACGTTGGCTGTTGCAAACGCCGTTAAGTTAATCAAGTTGGGATGCCATGCAGTAAAGATCGAGGGTGGACTTGAAGTAATTCCTTTGATTCGAAGACTAACAGAGTATGGAATCCCAGTAATGGGACATATTGGATTAAAGCCACAAACAACAGTTCTTTGGCAGGGGTACAAGGTACAGGGAAAGACTTCTGATGCTGCTATAGAACTATATGATCAAGCAATCGAAATAGAGAAAGCCGGTGCCTTCAGTCTTGTACTGGAATTGGTTACAAAAGAAGTATCAAATGAAATTTCCAGAGCATTGACAATCCCGACTATTGGAATAGGATCAGGTTCTGGATGCGATGGCCAGGTTATAGTTTATCATGATCTATTAGGTCTATTTAATAACTTTAAACCAAAATTTGTAAAGAGATACCTAGATTCATTTACATTAAGCGTAGAAGCAGTAAAGAGATACAAATCAGAAATACTTTCTGGTATTTTTCCAGGTGAAGAACATGCTTTTTCGATGCCTGAAGAGGAATCAATAAACTTTACAAATTATCTTTCCACTATGAGAAGTCGCCATGGATCTTAAGAAATAAAAATCAAGGGAATTTGCAAAATGGGAAAGAATAATAGTAGTAAAAATATCAAATATTTAGATAATTCTGCTTTTTCTGAACTGACTGATTGTCATCCATCAAAGGACATTAAAGGATCGTTAGGACAGGAGTTTAGGAGTAAAAAGATAGTCGTATGTGTGACAGGCAGTGTGGCATGCTACAAAGCAATTGATCTTATTCGTACTTTTATGAGACATGGTGCCGAAGTATACGTAGTAATTTCGAAAACTGTTGAAAAATTTATGAACAAAGAATATTTTGCTTGGGCTAGTGGTAATGAAGTAGTTTCAGAACTAACCGGTGAATTAGAACACGTTAAAGTGGCCAATTACAATACGTCAGACTTGATTGTAGTTTATCCATGTACCGCTAATACCATCGGTAAATTTGCAAGTGGAATAGATGATACACCTGTAACCTCTGTATTATCCATAGGATTAGGGTCGGCGATTCCAATAATCATAGCACCAGCGATGCATGAAGCAATGTATTATAATGATATAATAAAATCAAACATCCAGAAATTAGAGAATATGGGCGTGATGTTTTCTACACCTGTTATGGAAGAAGATAAAGCCAAGGTGGCCCCAATTGATCTAGTACTTTCACAAAGTATTTCAGCTATTCTGTCACATGCTACTTCGATTAATCCCATACCATCACAGGTTGAAACCAACTGGAATTTCTTTTGTAAGAATGAAGTTGATCGACTTTCTGATATCAAAGATAAAGATTTGTTATTTTATTTTACTAATAAGAAGATTATGATATCCGTAGGCAGTACAA
Coding sequences:
- a CDS encoding phosphopantothenoylcysteine decarboxylase: MGKNNSSKNIKYLDNSAFSELTDCHPSKDIKGSLGQEFRSKKIVVCVTGSVACYKAIDLIRTFMRHGAEVYVVISKTVEKFMNKEYFAWASGNEVVSELTGELEHVKVANYNTSDLIVVYPCTANTIGKFASGIDDTPVTSVLSIGLGSAIPIIIAPAMHEAMYYNDIIKSNIQKLENMGVMFSTPVMEEDKAKVAPIDLVLSQSISAILSHATSINPIPSQVETNWNFFCKNEVDRLSDIKDKDLLFYFTNKKIMISVGSTIEYIDPIRIITNTSSGKMGLSLIKQSLKYGLDVTIVKGMTQIDEKFKEISSTRFNNRLQIIETKTTDQMAEAIVRELERTNYDFVILAAAVSDFKPSTTSEKKISTDNPSLQLNLVPTIKIVEKVKHIQKSTFLVAFKAEYRVGIQNLLTRSWHKLVQSRSDLIIANDVGLEESVIGSDTNKITALDRERNYFDFPPDKKDGVAENIFKLIYFKLHQSNT
- a CDS encoding PhoU domain-containing protein, producing MTIYTRILQQIGSSILISLPNEWIKKNKLSKGNTVTVETNVDNTISIYNSYQEEEIKIVFELNEGSQDQNKIENSYDHASLNEKIIKIILNKIFGAYLLGYNRITVHSKNQISFENSEIVKKATRKLIGLEIVDENSFSISFQFLIDARTLNIQKILGMMNSIIHGMFRETIHSLSGDFSSDLKNKIASRDDEIDRQYFLLVRVIRTAIMNKKLASTLNLTNIDMLDYRIAANYLETAGDLIAELVTYLSRYKWPNQISTLIKKIGYSLEEMQHYAIEAFISTSRDKAFKVIENYEDFKQNIAELKKNIASNQIENLDETYSITLVNSISCLDNIAKCWIDITDLAKPTYTLK
- a CDS encoding inositol-3-phosphate synthase translates to MGKKINVAIAGVGNCASALIQGIQYYNSNSSQKDSIGLTSFNLGGYEPGDINFVAAFDIAESKVGKDLSEAIFAPPNNALRIVDVPSFGIKVQKGGVLDGAGSHFSEVVKVSDEFEVNVEKILKDANVDILINYLPVGSKKASHYYAEKCLEAGVCFINAIPVFISSNPEWYNRFGDKNIPCAGDDVMSQVGATVVHKTLAKLWVDRGVSVDETYQLNIGGDMDFYNMLDEDRLEDKRVSKTSAVKAMIPYDIPMRIGPSDYVNFLQNDKVCYIYMKGRFFGKVPIELDLKLRVPDAYNSSGVMIDAIRGAKIAMDRGVSGPLESISAYCFKHPPIQMSYSEAKSNFMDFIGGKRER
- a CDS encoding phosphopantothenate/pantothenate synthetase encodes the protein MTIPTTHPRYFSLMTREKIVAGYKNGLVALEGLIAHGRGECFDYLIGERTTDSARMAIDAAAAQILISNYPVISVNGNVAALCPDLLCSLHRSVKKSMLEINLFYYTKERESKIFQELAKYGVSNVLGTNPDNLVRIPELESNRRLVDSNGIFKADTVFVPLEDGDRTLALKKMGKKVITVDLNPLSRTSMEASITIVDNIIRVIPLLIERIKYHEKNSSESDLYTIVKSYDNKKGLKDALFIMNRYKEDQI
- the panB gene encoding 3-methyl-2-oxobutanoate hydroxymethyltransferase — its product is MSPSIHDILQKKKKAEKIAVITAYDFTSAKICDEAGIDIALVGDSAGMVMMGNSSTIAVTMEEMMSFCKSVVNGTKNALIVADMPFGSYQVDMTLAVANAVKLIKLGCHAVKIEGGLEVIPLIRRLTEYGIPVMGHIGLKPQTTVLWQGYKVQGKTSDAAIELYDQAIEIEKAGAFSLVLELVTKEVSNEISRALTIPTIGIGSGSGCDGQVIVYHDLLGLFNNFKPKFVKRYLDSFTLSVEAVKRYKSEILSGIFPGEEHAFSMPEEESINFTNYLSTMRSRHGS
- a CDS encoding pantoate kinase translates to MVIVSQVPIAVSKAYCPGHVTGFFSAQNQGDPDLDFKFQGSLGAGFSIDRGIISTVRVFPSSDMNYEIKLNGMLDCELRVSKYVTEYYLSLIQKPVLISIDHESNLPIGYGLGSSGSAALGLSYALNEALGTGLSSLQAAQMAHQADIVCNTGRGTVVSEYTGGVELRTSIGGPGVCRIQKTELSSEWCAVILCMEPIKTDIFLSKYLGGSKFSNINEVGKQMVKQLGQSMSVEKFMDFSFKFASLCGLTEGKCKEPLAHLRSKGLKSSVALFGHTLFTLIPNYQLGQVIDILKRYQGELIICHVDNLGARILKKVR